Genomic segment of Nostoc sp. TCL240-02:
TAGATTTACATTTTCTTGATAAAAAATTAGTGTATTACAAAGAAATCGCAAACTTTCCATGCTAAAGCTTGGGCTTTGCCACTTTTCTGCTAAGGATAAACTAACCGCAACAGAATGGCGTAACCCTTCATAGACATCGCTTTAACTTCGTTTTAACTTCAAAGCTTCAGTTGCTGACACACCTTCACTCTGACTGCCGAAATACCACAAAGTCATAGCAGCCTCAGCACGAGTTACTGGTTTTTTGGGCTGAAACAGAGTTGTATAGCCAAACACCCGCCGAATATTCGATTGCTCGCCATTTTGGTAATCAGCCAGCACTGCTCTTAAAGCCTTGGGGTCAATTCGCGCTGCGTCTTGGAAACCCCAGGTTTGTTTTACTGCATCTAAGTTAGCAGAAGGTAAAGCTTGACGAGTATCTAGGGGTAATTTCCACAACAGTAATTGTTCCCGCGTTAGGGGTGCATCAGGACGAAACAAAACAGCTGTGGAATCTCCAGATAAAGGACTGGGAATTAACCCAGCTTCAGCTAATCCCTGAATTGCTGGAAAATCAGGGTCTTTTGCGGTAACATCACTAAAAATTGGTTGAGTGCTTTCTGATGCCAAGCGAATTTGTTTAGCTGGATTGCTGGCATACATAGCATTGTTAGCAGCAATTAGCCAACGAGCATATTCCCGATGTGTAACAATTTTACCCGGTTCAAACTGGTTATTTGTGGTAGTAGAATTACTCTTAGTTGCCTTTGGTTCTAGGGATAAAACACCTAATGCGGCTAAGTCTTGGATGTGTTGCCGCCATTCTTGCGGTACTTTATTCAAATCGCTGAATTCTTGAGATTCGGCTGTGGCTGTAGGAGTTGTTTGGTTATTAGCCGTACTTTGTGGCTGTGCTGCCAAGTTTGCAGGTGGTACTGGGCCAATGAACTGTGGATTTCCTGGTTGAGGAACGACGTTAGTAGTTTCGCTAGAATTTGTATTTGGGGTAGGTTGCGCCGTAGCAATACTATTCGGTATGTAATCAATCA
This window contains:
- a CDS encoding S-layer homology domain-containing protein, encoding MLPCKRPAVFLIWAILLTSLTACANSPAAKNLEESLAADSKLQGNPVVFGESQSKQPQAQPNDSTVQLPADFPKDIPLYANAKLEEVIPASGSENKTSTRWLSSDPSNFIASFYGNQFKTNNWHILQQPTDDAGGTFEVRRNDLLLKVSIQPKSVTNATPNQPQTATELLIDYIPNSIATAQPTPNTNSSETTNVVPQPGNPQFIGPVPPANLAAQPQSTANNQTTPTATAESQEFSDLNKVPQEWRQHIQDLAALGVLSLEPKATKSNSTTTNNQFEPGKIVTHREYARWLIAANNAMYASNPAKQIRLASESTQPIFSDVTAKDPDFPAIQGLAEAGLIPSPLSGDSTAVLFRPDAPLTREQLLLWKLPLDTRQALPSANLDAVKQTWGFQDAARIDPKALRAVLADYQNGEQSNIRRVFGYTTLFQPKKPVTRAEAAMTLWYFGSQSEGVSATEALKLKRS